A single Caretta caretta isolate rCarCar2 chromosome 2, rCarCar1.hap1, whole genome shotgun sequence DNA region contains:
- the KIF9 gene encoding kinesin-like protein KIF9 isoform X4, giving the protein MSAKENKVHAFARVKPTANFPEDMIKYGPDNKSIDIYIRRDIKKGVVNNKQTDWSFKLDGVLHNASQDSVYDAVARDLVSQALNGYNGTIMCYGQTGAGKTYTMTGATESYKHRGIIPRAIQQVPKI; this is encoded by the exons ATGagtgcaaaagaaaataaagtacaTGCATTTGCGCGAGTCAAGCCAACAGCTAATTTTCCTGAAGACATGATCAAGTATGGGCCAGACAACAAG AGCATAGATATTTACATCAGGAGAGATATTAAGAAAGGAGTCGTCAATAACAAGCAGACTGATTGGTCCTTTAAATTGGATGGTGTTCTTCACAATGCCTCACAGGATTCGGTTTATGATGCAGTAGCTAGGGACTTGGTATCCCAAGCTCTGAATGGCTATAATG GCACTATTATGTGCTATGGGCAAACAGGAGCTGGTAAAACATACACCATGACAGGAGCAACTGAAAGCTACAAGCATAGAGGAATCATACCCCGAGCTATACAGCAGGTACCAAAGATTTGA